Proteins encoded in a region of the Psychromicrobium lacuslunae genome:
- a CDS encoding phage holin family protein, protein MSSPRTQSPGRPTDDSLLGNARMIIRLAPRQINDEISLAKQELKAKGVKVGVAAALFGAALLIVSLLVIALVVAAIMGLATVMPAWLAALIVAAFFLILIAIAALLGLRSFKKALPLLPEEAIRGLKHDLGILREGNNFDPQTLVKPELSKEEKEALKAEKLAKAEEAKAEREAKAAAADPVPTDAELRERLSVRRQHLLGLREDLLQRMDVKKQAQQLLDDPDSAVNKVRQNWLPWSVAAVSATTFFVLLRRLFKK, encoded by the coding sequence ATGAGCAGTCCCCGAACGCAATCTCCCGGTCGGCCCACCGACGATTCTCTGCTGGGCAATGCTCGAATGATTATTCGCCTGGCGCCTCGGCAGATCAACGATGAAATTTCGCTGGCGAAGCAGGAACTCAAAGCCAAGGGCGTCAAGGTCGGGGTTGCTGCGGCGCTCTTCGGTGCCGCGTTGTTGATCGTTAGCCTGCTGGTGATTGCCTTGGTGGTGGCGGCCATCATGGGTTTGGCTACGGTGATGCCAGCCTGGCTAGCTGCTTTGATCGTGGCGGCCTTTTTCTTGATCCTGATCGCGATTGCGGCGCTGCTTGGGCTACGCAGCTTCAAGAAGGCACTTCCCCTGCTGCCAGAGGAAGCCATTCGTGGACTCAAACACGATCTTGGCATTCTGCGCGAGGGCAATAACTTTGATCCGCAGACACTCGTCAAACCCGAGCTCAGCAAGGAAGAGAAAGAGGCTCTGAAGGCAGAGAAGCTAGCTAAGGCCGAAGAGGCTAAGGCGGAACGCGAAGCAAAAGCGGCGGCCGCCGATCCGGTACCCACCGATGCCGAGCTGCGTGAGCGTCTCAGTGTTCGTCGACAGCATCTGCTGGGGCTCCGGGAGGACCTTTTGCAGCGGATGGACGTCAAAAAGCAGGCGCAGCAATTGCTCGATGATCCGGATTCAGCGGTGAATAAAGTTCGACAAAATTGGCTTCCCTGGAGCGTTGCCGCCGTGTCAGCCACTACTTTCTTCGTTCTGCTGAGAAGGTTGTTCAAGAAGTAA
- a CDS encoding CDP-alcohol phosphatidyltransferase family protein yields the protein MRLIGAGSRPGEPIVDHDRIVTVPNILTVIRFLGVPLFVWLVLARQEYGWGVLVLAIMGSTDWVDGYIARRFNQTSKLGRILDPVADRIALITVAITLVLAEVAPWWLLAVIIIPDAVLFTVSLIFFRWHPDLPVSIIGKLRTAALLVGTPMLLLAKAIGNEPNTLTVISWVALTLGIVGHLIAAYNYFWAIVRKHHELHRPAQHDSPERNA from the coding sequence ATGAGGTTGATCGGCGCTGGATCTCGCCCCGGTGAGCCAATCGTGGATCATGACCGCATCGTCACGGTACCGAATATCCTCACAGTGATCCGGTTTCTGGGCGTACCGCTCTTTGTCTGGCTGGTGCTCGCCCGGCAAGAGTACGGCTGGGGGGTTTTAGTGCTGGCAATCATGGGCAGCACCGATTGGGTTGATGGGTACATTGCCCGGCGCTTCAATCAAACCTCGAAGTTGGGACGCATCTTAGATCCGGTGGCAGACCGGATAGCGCTTATTACGGTGGCGATTACCCTGGTGCTCGCTGAGGTGGCGCCGTGGTGGTTGCTCGCGGTGATCATCATTCCAGACGCCGTGCTGTTCACTGTTTCGCTGATTTTCTTCCGCTGGCATCCGGATTTGCCGGTCAGCATTATTGGCAAACTGCGCACTGCGGCGCTTTTGGTCGGTACCCCGATGCTGCTTTTGGCCAAGGCGATTGGCAACGAGCCCAATACACTGACAGTGATCTCCTGGGTCGCTCTCACACTCGGCATCGTCGGGCACCTGATCGCTGCCTACAACTATTTCTGGGCCATTGTGCGCAAGCACCACGAACTGCATCGGCCGGCGCAGCACGACTCCCCGGAGCGTAACGCCTAA
- a CDS encoding DMT family transporter has translation MVWLAVACAIAGAFFLAFGAQRQGSAVKANTGGLALGGNGFMRLLGNPRWVFGLLLLGAGMVLNVVALSLGSLTVIQPIGAIALVITTIVNSKDQGLRINRATVVAITICVTGSASFVLLAVNVVRENTHVTVEEELTIVLLLIIVVGIFGGSVLLWRRRLKAFFYIIGAGVLFGFVAVLTRIISKQLFDPNGLFLLNVQWYSIIAIAVAGGLGSWFVQSAYSSGPPDLVIAGLTVIDPIVGIAIGIAILKELQPNVPAVIAIAMVVAALLAIVGVIVLSRHHPDVVKRKRDARDAAKRAQRK, from the coding sequence ATGGTGTGGCTCGCGGTAGCCTGTGCGATAGCGGGTGCGTTCTTCCTAGCTTTTGGCGCACAGCGCCAGGGCAGTGCGGTGAAAGCGAATACCGGCGGCTTGGCTTTGGGCGGTAACGGCTTCATGCGGTTGCTGGGTAACCCACGCTGGGTGTTCGGGCTGCTGCTGCTCGGTGCTGGCATGGTGCTCAACGTGGTGGCGCTCAGTCTTGGCTCGCTGACGGTGATCCAACCAATTGGTGCTATTGCTCTGGTGATCACCACGATCGTGAACTCCAAGGACCAAGGCCTGCGGATCAATCGTGCCACCGTGGTGGCGATCACTATCTGCGTCACCGGAAGTGCTTCCTTTGTCTTGCTTGCCGTCAATGTGGTGCGGGAGAACACCCACGTCACGGTGGAGGAAGAGCTCACCATCGTGCTGCTCTTGATCATTGTGGTGGGGATTTTCGGCGGTTCGGTGTTGCTCTGGCGACGCCGTCTCAAGGCTTTCTTCTACATCATCGGCGCCGGAGTGCTTTTCGGTTTCGTTGCGGTGCTGACCCGGATCATTTCCAAGCAGCTTTTCGATCCCAATGGCCTGTTTCTGCTCAATGTGCAGTGGTATTCCATCATTGCCATTGCGGTGGCTGGCGGCCTCGGTTCCTGGTTCGTGCAGAGTGCTTACTCCTCTGGCCCGCCCGATTTGGTGATCGCTGGCCTGACGGTGATCGACCCGATTGTCGGCATCGCGATCGGCATCGCCATTCTGAAGGAACTGCAGCCCAATGTGCCCGCAGTGATCGCAATTGCCATGGTTGTGGCGGCATTGCTTGCTATCGTTGGAGTCATTGTGCTTTCGCGCCATCATCCCGATGTGGTGAAGCGGAAGCGAGATGCCAGAGATGCGGCCAAACGGGCGCAGCGCAAGTAG
- a CDS encoding glycosyltransferase, with translation MPENKLVVLIAADTYPPDVNGAAQFCYRLAKGMGARGHEMHVLAARSETGPSFTEIRPEAQVHRLRSHSIFTHPTYRLCYPWEIKRDISLLFDRVKPDVVHIQCHYMIGKATIEEAVRRGIRVIATNHFMPENLNPFLPFPDWFLKIVAKNSWRDMGKIMGKAAVVTTPTPLAAKAMHDHAFLRKVLPVSNGIDAAAYELEPGEQFAASDRPSVLFAGRLAEEKHVDVLIDAIAKVPAELKARLEIVGGGEVRPALEAQVARLGIADKVTFLGSASDEELRKAYIRAAVFVQPGTAELQSLVSLEAASASTPLVLANAMALPHLIDDEKNGFLFEPGNSTDLAEKITRILSLPAEQQRAMGAASRAVAERHSIEATLQTFEDLYYGASYEDKII, from the coding sequence CTGCCAGAGAACAAACTCGTCGTGCTGATCGCGGCGGATACCTATCCGCCGGACGTCAATGGGGCAGCTCAGTTCTGCTATCGCCTAGCTAAAGGTATGGGCGCCCGGGGACACGAGATGCATGTATTGGCCGCGCGTAGCGAGACCGGACCGAGTTTCACCGAGATTCGCCCGGAGGCGCAGGTGCATCGCTTGCGTTCGCATTCTATTTTTACTCACCCCACCTACCGACTGTGTTACCCCTGGGAGATCAAACGGGACATCTCCTTGCTCTTCGACCGGGTGAAGCCCGATGTGGTGCACATTCAATGCCACTACATGATCGGCAAGGCGACCATTGAGGAGGCAGTACGCCGGGGTATTAGGGTGATCGCCACTAACCACTTCATGCCGGAAAACCTCAATCCTTTCCTACCCTTCCCGGACTGGTTCCTCAAGATCGTGGCGAAGAACTCGTGGCGCGATATGGGCAAGATCATGGGTAAGGCCGCGGTGGTCACCACCCCGACGCCGCTAGCAGCCAAGGCCATGCATGACCATGCTTTCCTGCGCAAGGTGCTGCCGGTTTCCAATGGCATTGATGCCGCAGCCTACGAGTTGGAGCCGGGGGAGCAGTTCGCAGCTTCGGATCGTCCCTCGGTGCTCTTCGCTGGGCGCCTTGCCGAAGAGAAGCACGTTGACGTGCTGATCGATGCTATTGCTAAGGTGCCGGCCGAGTTGAAAGCGCGACTGGAGATTGTTGGCGGTGGCGAAGTGCGGCCCGCGCTGGAGGCTCAGGTGGCTCGATTGGGCATTGCCGATAAGGTGACTTTCCTGGGTTCCGCCTCTGATGAAGAGTTGCGTAAGGCCTATATCCGGGCCGCGGTATTTGTGCAGCCGGGAACCGCAGAACTGCAGTCACTTGTCTCTCTTGAAGCGGCCAGCGCCTCGACGCCGCTGGTGCTCGCGAACGCTATGGCGTTGCCTCATTTGATAGATGACGAGAAGAACGGGTTCTTGTTTGAACCCGGCAATAGCACGGATCTGGCGGAGAAAATCACTCGGATTCTGTCCTTGCCTGCCGAGCAGCAGCGGGCAATGGGAGCGGCGAGTCGTGCCGTTGCTGAACGGCACAGCATTGAGGCAACCCTGCAAACCTTTGAGGACCTCTACTACGGTGCCAGCTACGAGGACAAGATCATTTAG
- a CDS encoding AAA family ATPase: MGVRNYLLEGVSGTGKTSVGRELERRGYQVVHGDRELAYQGDPFSGERREGVTGVAVHEHHLWCVEKVRALVVDHSHSVTFFCGGSRNFPEFIDLFDGVFVLTVDRSTLMRRLDQRDETEWGGRGRWEERELIERLHRTEVDLPAAGVRIDASLALSRVVDEILLATSSSC, from the coding sequence GTGGGCGTGCGGAATTATCTCCTCGAAGGCGTTTCGGGGACCGGGAAGACCTCGGTCGGTCGCGAGCTTGAGCGTCGTGGTTACCAGGTGGTGCACGGTGACCGTGAGCTTGCCTACCAGGGGGATCCATTTTCTGGCGAACGCCGTGAGGGTGTGACGGGGGTAGCCGTTCATGAACATCACCTTTGGTGCGTCGAGAAGGTGAGGGCGCTAGTGGTCGACCACTCCCATTCGGTGACGTTCTTCTGCGGCGGCTCAAGGAACTTCCCAGAATTTATTGATTTGTTCGATGGAGTCTTTGTGCTGACAGTAGACCGCTCGACCTTAATGCGCAGGCTGGACCAGCGGGACGAGACTGAATGGGGAGGGAGAGGGCGGTGGGAGGAGCGCGAACTCATCGAGCGTTTGCACCGTACCGAGGTCGATCTCCCCGCAGCTGGAGTGAGGATTGACGCTTCCCTAGCTTTGTCGAGAGTTGTCGATGAGATCTTATTGGCTACATCCAGCAGTTGCTGA
- a CDS encoding peptidoglycan-binding domain-containing protein, which yields MLNFQARYVGFAPLAVDNSFGPATYNAVVATQRKWNFTVDGIVGPQVWSLICYPQMGPGG from the coding sequence TTGCTGAATTTCCAGGCACGCTACGTCGGTTTCGCCCCGCTCGCCGTTGATAACAGTTTTGGTCCGGCGACCTACAACGCAGTCGTTGCAACTCAGCGAAAGTGGAACTTCACCGTGGACGGAATTGTCGGCCCCCAGGTGTGGAGTTTGATTTGCTATCCGCAGATGGGCCCCGGAGGCTGA
- a CDS encoding DUF4865 family protein, which produces MNGAEISWLAQYPLRLPADYQMEIIRRRVRERGSALDQREGLGLKFYAIREATQHGSTVNEYAPFYFWRQAQAMADFHWRGGGFQGIIKDFGRPAVHSWLPATISGFEHFPECSADHPLYLTLRSSELSAEQELGSQVAQLVELTENRHTATEALGSALGVNTERWQSLQLALYHDVPEPETGDILYTVLHVSAPL; this is translated from the coding sequence ATGAACGGCGCGGAAATTTCCTGGCTCGCCCAGTATCCACTTCGACTACCGGCCGATTATCAGATGGAAATCATTAGACGACGAGTCCGGGAACGAGGCTCGGCGCTTGACCAACGTGAAGGCCTGGGCTTGAAGTTCTACGCTATCCGCGAGGCGACCCAGCACGGTTCAACCGTCAACGAGTACGCACCTTTTTACTTTTGGCGGCAGGCCCAGGCAATGGCCGATTTTCACTGGCGCGGCGGCGGCTTCCAGGGAATCATTAAGGACTTCGGCCGACCCGCGGTACACAGCTGGCTACCGGCCACTATTAGTGGTTTCGAGCATTTCCCGGAGTGCAGTGCTGATCATCCGCTTTACCTCACGCTCCGCTCTTCCGAGTTATCGGCCGAACAGGAGTTGGGTTCGCAAGTGGCACAGCTCGTCGAACTCACCGAAAACCGGCACACTGCCACGGAAGCGCTGGGGTCAGCGCTGGGCGTCAATACCGAACGCTGGCAAAGCCTGCAGCTGGCGCTATATCACGACGTGCCCGAGCCAGAGACCGGCGACATTCTCTATACCGTACTTCACGTCAGCGCACCGCTATGA
- a CDS encoding cupin domain-containing protein → MRAVDMTPTTFTDDPRFTGSVSGADFIPSTDTALHAFVVSFEVNSRTAWHSHANGQLLICISGHGFVGTRDGQQFELSPGRAVWTEPGEEHWHGASQHSGMTHLAVQTRPRDGQQQEVDWREPVTDEEAKAE, encoded by the coding sequence ATGAGGGCCGTCGACATGACCCCGACCACCTTCACCGATGACCCCCGGTTCACCGGTTCGGTGAGCGGGGCGGACTTCATCCCCAGCACCGACACCGCCTTGCACGCCTTCGTGGTTTCTTTCGAAGTCAATTCCCGTACCGCTTGGCATAGCCACGCCAATGGCCAGCTACTGATCTGTATCTCAGGGCACGGTTTTGTTGGCACTCGGGACGGACAGCAGTTCGAGCTCTCTCCGGGTCGAGCGGTCTGGACCGAGCCGGGTGAAGAACACTGGCACGGGGCTAGCCAGCACAGCGGAATGACACATCTCGCGGTGCAGACCAGACCGAGGGACGGGCAGCAACAAGAAGTTGATTGGCGGGAACCAGTCACCGATGAGGAGGCGAAAGCCGAATGA
- a CDS encoding TetR/AcrR family transcriptional regulator — protein sequence MTNLARDRLIQSTQELLWQRGYTATSPAAIMKQAAVGQGSMYHHFSGKTELAAEAFRLSAEATYRKAKLLLDNGTPALDRVISYLLRQRDVLRGCPVGRMAEDAEVLTTPELFEILQSTFNRLRALISEVLSEGVSTAELPTSLAPAELADTVLAIVQGGYVLARAENDPAPFERAVNGAVALLRAAADGQARS from the coding sequence ATGACGAATCTGGCACGCGATCGACTTATCCAAAGCACCCAGGAACTGCTCTGGCAACGCGGCTACACCGCGACCAGCCCGGCGGCCATTATGAAACAGGCAGCCGTTGGGCAAGGCTCTATGTACCACCATTTCAGCGGAAAAACCGAGCTGGCCGCTGAAGCCTTTAGGCTCTCCGCCGAGGCCACTTATCGCAAGGCTAAGCTACTACTCGACAACGGCACACCAGCCCTCGATCGAGTTATTAGTTACCTGTTGAGGCAGCGAGATGTCTTACGCGGTTGTCCGGTGGGCCGGATGGCCGAGGACGCTGAGGTGCTCACCACTCCAGAACTCTTCGAGATATTGCAATCGACCTTCAACCGGCTGCGGGCACTGATTTCCGAGGTGTTGAGCGAAGGGGTCTCGACAGCAGAGTTACCGACCAGCCTGGCACCGGCTGAGCTCGCTGACACGGTACTAGCAATAGTTCAGGGTGGCTACGTGCTGGCCAGGGCAGAGAACGATCCGGCACCCTTCGAACGCGCCGTAAACGGTGCGGTGGCACTACTGCGCGCGGCCGCCGATGGGCAGGCTCGTTCATGA
- a CDS encoding DUF4434 domain-containing protein — MRMTAAFLCSVLLLLALNGLAATPAQSASTPPQFSSSLLSSGQAASWDQLRWDRELAAIQRLGIGSIVLTASLSDASVDQADSGLTAKTAYYPTTLSGYHIATANGAPVDVVGSALRAAQKAGMTVWLGLQTDNPTWFSSGQLDASWLATQAELAGRLAEDLWAQYGAAYHDTIAGWYQPYENNNYDAVVSTGLNRPLIMHSFFLQLGEAIDAVSTAAQRSPLPIMISPFYFSALPNSADYQEFWRISLSGTSIDVVALQVYADMTTSYQETDSFRAALISEWTAAVSRGVAAANNGAQTWANIELFQSNPAIGAATVKYAVEAMKAAAPYVTAFTNFSFSHHWSPWTIGYDWFSVGYLDYLSGGAVPVASVPSPGSPSMTLSSQNTAKISWRIPASTQYHIVYFEIFSMGNNRQRISTASWDSNNITIPADFGTKLAIRSVDAAGNVSSLSSIRLLNR, encoded by the coding sequence ATGAGAATGACCGCGGCATTCCTCTGTTCGGTATTGCTGCTGCTCGCCCTCAATGGCCTAGCTGCGACGCCTGCGCAATCCGCTAGCACCCCGCCACAATTCTCTTCCAGCTTGCTCAGCTCCGGCCAAGCAGCCTCCTGGGACCAGCTCCGCTGGGATCGAGAGCTCGCCGCAATTCAGCGCCTCGGTATCGGCTCAATAGTTCTCACCGCCTCACTCTCGGATGCCTCAGTTGATCAAGCAGATAGCGGCCTCACCGCGAAAACCGCCTACTACCCAACGACCCTGAGTGGCTACCACATTGCCACCGCGAATGGTGCCCCCGTCGACGTCGTCGGATCAGCGCTGCGGGCGGCACAAAAAGCAGGAATGACCGTCTGGCTTGGCCTGCAAACCGACAATCCCACCTGGTTCAGCAGCGGGCAACTCGATGCCAGCTGGCTAGCAACCCAAGCCGAATTGGCTGGCCGACTGGCTGAGGATCTATGGGCGCAGTACGGGGCGGCCTATCATGACACCATTGCTGGCTGGTATCAGCCCTACGAGAACAACAACTACGACGCCGTGGTCTCCACCGGTCTCAACCGGCCACTGATAATGCACAGCTTCTTTTTACAGCTCGGCGAGGCTATCGACGCTGTCTCCACCGCCGCTCAGCGTTCGCCGTTGCCGATTATGATCTCGCCCTTCTACTTCAGCGCACTGCCTAATAGCGCGGACTATCAAGAGTTCTGGAGAATCAGCCTGAGTGGTACCAGCATTGACGTGGTAGCCCTCCAGGTTTACGCGGACATGACCACCAGTTATCAGGAAACCGATAGCTTCCGCGCCGCTCTGATCAGCGAGTGGACGGCCGCAGTCTCCCGCGGTGTCGCTGCAGCAAATAACGGCGCGCAGACCTGGGCAAATATCGAGCTATTCCAAAGCAACCCAGCGATCGGGGCAGCGACAGTAAAGTACGCAGTCGAGGCGATGAAAGCGGCAGCACCCTATGTCACAGCCTTTACCAATTTCAGCTTTTCCCACCACTGGAGTCCTTGGACCATCGGCTATGACTGGTTCAGCGTCGGATATCTCGATTATCTAAGTGGCGGCGCAGTGCCGGTGGCTAGCGTCCCCAGTCCTGGCAGTCCAAGCATGACACTTTCCAGTCAGAACACAGCCAAGATCAGTTGGCGGATTCCAGCATCAACGCAGTATCACATTGTCTATTTTGAAATTTTCAGCATGGGAAATAATCGACAGCGCATCTCCACCGCCAGCTGGGACTCAAACAACATCACCATCCCTGCTGACTTTGGCACAAAATTGGCAATCCGCAGCGTAGACGCTGCCGGAAATGTCTCCAGCCTGAGCAGCATTCGGCTGCTGAACCGATAG
- a CDS encoding DUF1761 domain-containing protein yields MIPQINYWAVLLATLSSMLVGSIWYTPKVFGNYWMKAADVKPSGQAKDAIGPIAVTVVVSFITAWVLAGATFISWKFYGGSYLLNAVVTAVVLWAGFTAARFITHDAFDRRTVGLTVLNISHELVTVLVMSVIIGVWPASGTV; encoded by the coding sequence ATGATCCCGCAAATCAATTACTGGGCTGTTCTCCTCGCCACGCTCTCTTCGATGCTGGTCGGCTCCATTTGGTACACACCAAAGGTGTTCGGTAACTATTGGATGAAGGCTGCTGATGTCAAACCTTCGGGCCAGGCCAAAGACGCCATCGGCCCCATCGCGGTAACAGTTGTAGTGAGCTTTATAACCGCCTGGGTTTTGGCCGGAGCAACCTTCATTTCCTGGAAATTTTACGGCGGAAGCTACCTGCTCAATGCCGTCGTGACAGCCGTTGTACTGTGGGCTGGTTTCACTGCAGCACGATTCATCACCCATGATGCTTTTGATCGCCGAACCGTTGGACTGACGGTGCTTAACATTTCGCATGAGCTCGTCACGGTACTAGTGATGTCAGTCATTATCGGCGTCTGGCCGGCCTCCGGAACGGTCTAG
- a CDS encoding acyl-CoA dehydrogenase family protein gives MSKKVVDVNDLPYADGDFYSFEQLLSDAERERLQQVRDFLAKEVKPIAVDYWNRAEFPMDLIPKIAELDVMSPVRRQGYSNLFAGLMHAEFTRADTSIATFMGVHDGLFTGSIEALASEEQKAAWLPDIYAMKKIGAFGLTEPLGGSDVAGGTRTTARREGDKWILNGAKRWIGNATFSDWVVIYARDEADNQVKAFLVDTSSEGYSASKIENKIALRSVQNADITLENVVVPDEFKLANGNSFRDTNKVLKVTRLAVAWQAVGQQLATFDVARRYAVERIQFGRPLASFQLVQDQLVQILGNAVASMSMMVRLSQLEDQGEAKDEQSALAKAYTTARMRESVALGRSLLGGNGIVTDYEMAKIFSDAEAIYSYEGTYEINTLVTARAITGISAIV, from the coding sequence ATGTCTAAAAAAGTTGTAGATGTCAATGACCTGCCGTACGCGGACGGTGACTTTTACTCCTTTGAGCAGTTGCTCAGCGATGCCGAGCGCGAACGCTTGCAGCAGGTGCGCGATTTCCTCGCCAAAGAGGTCAAGCCCATCGCTGTGGATTACTGGAACCGCGCAGAGTTCCCGATGGACCTGATCCCCAAGATCGCCGAACTTGATGTGATGAGTCCGGTGCGTCGGCAGGGTTACAGCAATCTCTTTGCCGGTCTAATGCATGCTGAGTTCACCCGAGCGGATACCTCGATCGCAACGTTTATGGGTGTCCACGATGGCCTCTTCACCGGGTCAATCGAGGCGCTTGCCTCGGAGGAGCAAAAAGCTGCATGGCTGCCTGATATCTACGCGATGAAAAAGATCGGCGCTTTCGGCCTCACCGAGCCGCTCGGCGGTTCAGATGTTGCGGGCGGCACCAGGACCACTGCGCGCCGCGAAGGCGACAAGTGGATCCTCAACGGTGCCAAGCGCTGGATTGGTAATGCGACTTTCTCCGATTGGGTAGTCATCTACGCTCGCGACGAGGCGGATAACCAAGTCAAGGCTTTCCTTGTCGACACTAGCTCCGAGGGGTACTCGGCCAGCAAGATTGAGAACAAGATCGCCTTGCGTAGCGTGCAGAACGCGGATATCACGCTGGAGAACGTGGTGGTTCCGGATGAGTTCAAGCTCGCCAATGGCAACTCTTTCAGGGATACCAATAAAGTGCTGAAGGTTACTCGTCTTGCGGTGGCTTGGCAGGCTGTGGGTCAACAGTTGGCAACCTTCGATGTCGCTCGCCGCTATGCCGTTGAGCGGATTCAATTTGGTCGCCCCCTGGCATCTTTCCAGTTGGTACAGGATCAGCTGGTCCAGATCCTGGGCAATGCGGTGGCGTCGATGTCAATGATGGTCCGGCTCTCGCAGCTTGAAGATCAGGGTGAAGCCAAGGATGAGCAGTCGGCCCTGGCCAAGGCTTACACCACGGCGCGAATGCGCGAATCTGTCGCTTTGGGCCGCAGCTTGCTCGGTGGCAACGGGATTGTCACCGATTACGAGATGGCGAAAATCTTCTCCGATGCCGAGGCGATTTACTCGTACGAAGGCACCTATGAGATCAATACCTTGGTCACCGCGCGTGCTATTACCGGAATTTCGGCGATCGTTTAG
- a CDS encoding M23 family metallopeptidase: MPWLAGHRGVDLAASQGSQVLAPANGVISFAGLVVDRLVITVDHQNGLKSSFEPVESSLPLGTAVKAGDQIGRLKGAGHCSSQDCLHWGVRSGENYLNPLLMLGNRQPSVLLPLVPGG; the protein is encoded by the coding sequence ATGCCCTGGCTGGCAGGGCATCGCGGCGTTGACTTGGCTGCATCCCAGGGCAGTCAGGTACTCGCACCGGCCAACGGCGTCATTAGCTTCGCCGGGCTGGTGGTCGACCGACTGGTCATCACCGTTGATCATCAGAACGGTCTCAAGAGCAGTTTCGAACCGGTGGAAAGCTCGCTACCACTCGGCACCGCGGTCAAAGCCGGTGACCAGATTGGTCGACTCAAAGGTGCCGGGCACTGCAGTTCCCAAGACTGCCTGCACTGGGGAGTGCGAAGCGGCGAGAACTATCTCAACCCCCTACTGATGCTCGGAAACCGGCAGCCCTCCGTCTTACTACCGCTCGTACCCGGCGGCTAA
- the rpsB gene encoding 30S ribosomal protein S2, translating into MPVVTMRQLLDSGVHFGHQTRRWNPKMKRFILTERNGIYIIDLQQSLSYIDRAFEFVKATVAHGGTVLFVGTKKQAQEAIAEQATRVGQPYVNHRWLGGMLTNFQTVAKRIQRMKELEEINFEDVAASGHTKKELLLLKRELTKLEANLGGIRNLTKVPSVVWVVDTKKEHLAIDEAKKLNLPVVAILDTNCDPDEVDFPIPGNDDAIRSVNLLTRVIADAVAEGLIARNSKATGSEEGATAAEPMAEWERELLEGHAAAQSESEAISAEEAAEVITGTEAEKAAEAFTEETPAAEAPAEEK; encoded by the coding sequence ATGCCCGTCGTAACTATGCGCCAGCTGCTCGACAGCGGCGTACATTTCGGTCACCAGACCCGTCGTTGGAACCCGAAGATGAAGCGATTCATCCTCACCGAGCGCAACGGCATCTACATTATTGACCTGCAACAGTCGCTGTCTTACATCGACCGCGCTTTCGAGTTCGTCAAGGCCACTGTGGCTCACGGCGGCACCGTGCTGTTCGTCGGCACCAAGAAGCAGGCCCAGGAAGCTATCGCTGAGCAGGCTACCCGCGTTGGCCAGCCCTACGTCAACCACCGCTGGTTGGGTGGCATGCTGACCAACTTCCAGACCGTTGCCAAGCGGATCCAGCGGATGAAGGAACTCGAAGAGATCAACTTCGAGGACGTTGCCGCTTCTGGTCACACCAAGAAAGAGCTCTTGTTGCTCAAGCGTGAGTTGACCAAGCTGGAAGCCAACCTCGGCGGCATCCGTAACCTGACCAAGGTCCCCTCGGTGGTGTGGGTTGTTGACACCAAAAAGGAGCACCTGGCCATTGACGAAGCTAAGAAGCTGAACCTTCCGGTGGTAGCCATCCTGGACACCAACTGCGATCCCGATGAAGTTGACTTCCCGATCCCGGGCAACGACGATGCCATTCGTTCGGTCAACCTGCTCACCCGCGTTATCGCTGACGCCGTCGCCGAGGGCCTGATCGCTCGTAACTCCAAGGCGACCGGCTCCGAGGAGGGCGCTACCGCCGCCGAGCCGATGGCTGAATGGGAGCGTGAGTTGCTCGAGGGTCACGCCGCTGCGCAGAGCGAATCAGAGGCGATTTCCGCTGAGGAAGCTGCTGAGGTCATCACCGGCACCGAAGCTGAGAAGGCTGCCGAAGCCTTCACCGAGGAAACTCCGGCAGCAGAAGCTCCGGCAGAAGAGAAGTAA